DNA from Stenotrophomonas acidaminiphila:
CGTATCCGCCGAGGTATGCCATGAAAGTCCTGTCCTCCCTGAAGTCGGCGAAGGCCCGTCACCGTGACTGCAAGGTGGTTCGCCGTCGCGGCAAGATCTTCGTGATCTGCAAGTCGAACCCGCGCTTCAAGGCTCGCCAGCGCTGAGCCGACTGGCGTTCGCCGCCAGCGGAATCCGCGAGGATTCCGGATCTTCGCAGAAAGCCGCCCCGGGCGGCTTTCTGCATCTTCGTGCCCCGCTCACGGCCGGCCGCGTATCCTGCACCCGCCGTGTCCGCCGCACGCATGCCGCGCCCGGCAGCGCGGAACAGGGCTGCCTGCCACTTTATCGACGCTGTTTTTTTGCTGTAATCGCCACTTGTCCTCCGGGGAGAAGCGACCATGAAGCAGACCATCCGGGCCCTGGCCCTGAGCGCCGCGATCATCGCGGCACCCACCACGGCGCTGGCCGACACCCTGCTGATCGAGCGGGCCCAGGAAAAGCCGGCGGGCACGCTGCCGGCGCGCGGCGAGTCGATGGGCCAGGTGCAGGCGCGCTTCGGCGCCCCGCAGGAACGGCTGGAACCGCGCGGCGGCCAGAAGCGCCAGTGGCCCACGATCAACCGCTGGGTCTACCCGGCCTTCACCGTCTACTTCGAGAAGCAGCGGGTGATCGACGTGGTCGCCAACCAGGCAGGCCCCGACGAGATCGGCCCCAAACCGCCGGTCCGCTGATCTCCGCCACTCCGGGGCTGCAATGGCGGCCCCGGGCGGCGCCCTCCCCCGCGCCTCCCGGCACCGGCAGGCGCGCCAACGCACCGGACTTTCGCGCCGGGCATGATCCGAGCACTTACCCGCAATGACCGATGCACTTCGTTTTCCCGCCGAATGGGAAGCCCAGTCCGGCGTCCTGATCGCCTGGCCGCATGCCGATACCGACTGGGCCGAACGCCTGGCCGAGGTCGAGGAGACCTATATCGCGCTGGTCGCCGCCATCACCCGCTTCCAGCCGGTGCTGATCTGCGTGGCCGACGACGATATCGAGACCTACGCGGAGATGCGCCTGCGTTCCAACCGCATCGATATGGCGCGCGTGCGCTTCATCACCGCAGCGTACGACGACACCTGGCTGCGCGACTCCGGCCCGATCACGCTCAGGCGTGCCGACGGCGGCTTCCAGCTGCTGGATTTCCGTTTCACCGGCTGGGGCGGCAAGTTCGAGGCGAGCCTGGACGACCAGCTGGTCGGGGTGCTGCATGACGCCGGCGTGTTCAACAACGCCCAGGTGCGCAGCATCGCCTTCGCGCTGGAGGGCGGCGCCATCGACACCGACGGCGACGGCACCCTGCTGACCACCTGGAAGTGCCTGCACGAACGCCACCCGGAGCGCGACCGCGCATCGCTGGCCGCCGACATGGCGCAGTGGGTGCACCAGGAACGCGTGCTGTGGCTGGACCACGGCTATCTGGAAGGCGACGACACCGATGCCCATGTCGACACCCTGGCCCGCTTCGCCTCGGCCGACAGCATCGTCTACCAGGACTGCGACGACCCGCAGGACTCGCACCATGCCGAACTCAAGGCAATGGGGGCCGAACTGGCCGCGCTGCGCACCCGCGATGGCCGGCCCTACCGCCTGTTCCCGCTGCCGTGGGCGCAACCGGTGATCGACGAGGGGCGCCGCCTGGCCGCGTCCTACGCGAACTTCCTGATCATCAACGGCGCCGTGCTGATGCCGGCCTACGGCGACCCTGCCGACGACACGGCGCGCGACGTGCTCGCCCGCGCGTTCCCGGACCGCGAGATCGTGCCGGTGCCGTGCCGGCCGCTGATCTGGCAGAACGGCAGCCTGCACTGCATCACCATGCAGCTGCCCGCCGGCCTGCTGGGCTGAAGCCCGGCGCCCGCTTGCCCTGTGCCTGCCTGGCAGGCACGGGGCCCGGCGCCCTCCTCTTTCCCATGCCCGGCGCGAAGCGCCCCTTGTGCAGGGGCCATTGCTCCCCCAGGTTTACAATGCCCGCATGAATACACATTCCCTGACTGTCGCCCTGATCCAGGAACGCAACCACGGCGATGCCGCCGCCAACCTGGCCGTGATCGAGGCCCGCGTCGCCGAAGCCGCGACGCAGGGCGCCAAGCTGGTGCTGCTGCAGGAACTGCACAACGGCCCGTATTTCTGCCAGCACGAATCGGTGGACGAGTTCGACCTGGCCGAGCCGATCCCCGGCCCGAGCACCGCGCGCCTGGGCGCACTGGCCAGGCAGCATGGCGTGGTCATCGTCGGCTCGCTGTTCGAGCGCCGCGCCGCCGGCCTGTACCACAACACCGCGGTGGTGTTCGAGAAGGACGGCACCCTGCTGGGCAAGTACCGCAAGATGCACATTCCCGACGACCCGGGCTTCTACGAGAAGTTCTACTTCACCCCGGGCGACATCGGCTTCAAGCCGATCGACACCTCGGTCGGCCGCCTGGGCGTGCTGGTGTGCTGGGACCAGTGGTATCCGGAAGCCGCGCGCCTGATGGCGCTGGCCGGCGCCGAGCTGCTGCTCTACCCCACCGCCATCGGCTGGGATCCGGACGACATGCAGGACGAGAAGAACCGCCAGCGCGACGCCTGGGTGCTTAGCCACCGTGGCCATGCCGTGGCCAACGGCGTGCCGGTGCTGTCGTGCAACCGCGTCGGCCACGAGCCGTCGCCGCTGGGCGCGTCGGGCATCCAGTTCTGGGGCAACAGCCACGTGCTCGGCCCGCAGGGCGAGTTCCTGGCCGAGGCCGGCACCGAGCCGACCGTGCTGGTCTGCGAGGTGGACCTGCAGCGCAGCGAGCACGTGCGCCGCATCTGGCCGTTCCTGCGCGACCGCCGCATCGATGCGTACGGCGACCTGCTCAAGCGCTACATCGACTGACCGGGAACCCTGCGCATGGCCGTGCACATCCGTGATGCCGGTGCGGCCGACATCGCCGCCATTACCGCGATCTACGCGGTCGAGGTGACCGACTTCGTCAACACCTACGAGTACGAGGTGCCGGACGAAGCCGAGATGCTGCGGCGCATGCAGGACATCATCGCCCGTGGCTTTCCCTACCTGGTCGCCGAGATCGACGGCCAGGTCGCCGGCTACGCCTACGCCAACACCTATCGCAGCCGCATCGCCTACCAGTGGACGGTGGAGAATTCGGTCTACGTCGATGCCCGCTTCCAGGGCCGCGGCGTGGGCAGCACGCTGCTGCAGGCGTTGATCGACGCCTGCACCGCGCGTGGCTACCGGCAGATGGTCGCGGTGATCGGCGAGCCCGCCAATAGCGCCTCCATCAGGCTGCACGAGCGTTTCGGGTTCCAGCTCGTGGGCGTGTTCCGCGGCCTGGGCCGCAAGCACGGCCGCTGGCTGGACACGGTGCAGATGCAGCGCGCGCTCGGCGATGGCGCCGGCAGCGCCCCCTCCAATGAATGACGCAATGACCGACACCCACTCCGAAAACGGCAGCGAACTGCTCGCCGGCCAGCCGCTGCGCATCGTCGAACGCGATGGCGTGCGCTACACCCTGCTGGGCACCGCCCATGTGTCCGCCGCCAGCGTGCAGGCGGTGGAACAGGCCATCGGCAGCGGCCAGTACGACGCCGTCGCGGTCGAGCTCGATCCGCAGCGGCTGCAGGCCCTGACCAACCCGGACGCGCTGGCGCAGCTGGACCTGATCGAGGTGATCCGCAAGAACCGGGTCGCGCTGTTCGCCGCCAACCTGGCCCTGGCCGCCTACCAGCGCCGGCTCGCCGAACAGCTGGGCATTGAACCGGGCGCAGAGCTCAAGCGCGCGGTGACGCTGGCGCAGGAACGTGGCCTGCCGGTGCACCTGATCGACCGCGATGTCGGCCTGACCTTCCGCCGCGCCTCGCAGCGCCTGGGCTTCATCGGCAAGCTCAAGCTCGTCGCCGGGCTCGGCGCCGGCCTGTTCTCGTCCGAGGACGTGGGCGCGGACGAGATCGAGAAGCTGAAGCAGGGCGACATGCTCGAATCGAGCTTCGGCGAATTCGCCAGCGAAAGCCCGGCGCTGTACGAGAGCATCATCGGCGAGCGCGACCGCTACATGGCCACACGCCTGCGCGAAGAGCGCAGCGACAGCCAGCGCAACGTACTGGCGGTGGTCGGCGCCGGCCACCTCGCCGGGCTCGCGCGTTACCTGGAAACCGACACCGAAGCGCCCGGCCCACTGCGCCAGGCGCTGGAGGCGGTACCGAAGAAGCGCAACATCCCGTGGATCACGCTGACCATCCTGGCCGTGGTCCTGGCCGGCATCGGCGTCGGCTTCTGGAAGGGCGGCATGGGCATGGGCGCGGACATGCTCGCGACCTGGGCGCTCTACACCGGCGGCCTGGCCGGCCTTGGCGCGCTGCTGGCCGGCAGCCACCCGTTGAGCATCCTGACCGCGGTGCTGGTGGCGCCGTTCAAGCCATTCCGCCTGAGCATCCCCACCGGCGCGTTCGCGGCGCTGGTGGAAACGCGCCTGCGGCGGCCGGCCTACGCCGATTTCCTGCGGCTGCGCGACGACGCGCAATCGCTCAAGGGCTGGTACCGCAACCGTGTCACCCGCATCGTGCTGACCTTCATGCTCACCAACCTCGGCAGCATGCTCGGCCTGTGGCTGACCGGTTTCACCGTGTACGGCAAGCTGGTGTGATGCGCCGGCGCTGGCGCGGCCCTCAGGTCCGCGGCCAGCGCCAGGACAGGCCCACGATCAACAGGCACAGCACGATCTCGATACTGCTGTAGGCCAGGTAGAACCACCATGCCCCCGGCATGGTGAGCGCGACGAAGGCGGCGTAGAACAGGGCCAGGCCGATACCCAGCCAACGCACCACGCGCGCCGGCAGCGCCAGCGACAGGAACACCATGAGCCCGGGCACCGCCAGCAGCAGCGCGACGAACAGCAGCGAGCCCTGGCTGCTCGGCCCCATCGGACCGCCGCCGTCGAGCATGTACTTCAGCTTGCCGGGCCGATAGAGGCCGAAGTAATCACCGTAGAGATAGCAGAAGGTCAGGCTGGCCCACAGCGCCGAGAGCTTGATGCGCGGCGACAGCGGCGGGTCGGATAGCAGGGAACGGCTTTGCATGGGACGTCTCCTCAATGGACAGCGGATGGCACGGCATCGCGGCCCCGCGTGCGCAGGCCGAACAGCAGCAGCCACAGGCAGGTACCGATCTCGCCGACGGAGGCCGGCAGGGTCAGGTGGGCGGAAATCCACCAGTCCGCGTAGCCCGGCACCAGCAGTTCCGCCAGCACATCCAGTACATAGCCCAGCCCGCCCAGCACCAGCAGCGCGCCGAGCAGGCGCGGCAGGCGGCGCGAGCGCAGCAACAGCCAGCCCAGCGGCAGCAGCCACAGGCCCCAGAACACGCGCACCAGCTGCATGCCGCCGCGGTACGCCTTCAACGCCGCGTGCGCAAGCTGCTGGCGTTGTTCCAGCGACAGCAGCTGCGCGCTGTCGGCATCGGTCAGCAGCGCCAGCGCCTGCAGCCGGTGCGACAACGCCGCCAGCGCCAGTGGCACGCCCATCGCCACGAACGCCAGCATCAGCGTCGCCGCGCCGCGGCTGACATCCTGGAAGGCGCGGTACAGCACCAGTGCCAGCAGCAGGTAGGCCACCTGTTCGACGACGAACGCCGCCACGCCCTGTTTGAACAACGCCTGCCTGGCGACCACGTTGTCCAGCAGTGCACCGGCGTCGGCGCCGGCCAGCTGCGCCGGTACGTAGGCCAGGCAGAAAATGCCGGTGACGACGACGATCAGGTACAGGACACCGGCAAGCCGGCCGCCCGGGTGAAGTACATGTGGCATCCGCGGTTCCCCTGGAAAAGGCCCCCGCCGGCATGGCGGGAGCACGATGGCGTTACTCCTGCACCGGCGCCGGCCCCACCTCCGGCAGTGGCGACAGCCCGCGCGCGCGCCGCACCAGGCGCGCCGTGCCGGTGCGCAGGTCGTCGAGGATCGCGTAGATGGTCGGCAGGAACAGCAGGCTGACCACGGTCGAGAACGCCAGCCCGCCGGCGATGGCGCGTGCCATCGGGTAGTACGGCGGCATGCCGTCGGCGGTCTTGGTGTTCAGCGCGATCGGAATCATCGCCAGGATCGCCGTGCCCATGGTCATCATGATCGGGCGCAGGCGTTCGCGGCTGCCTTCCACCAGCGCATCGGTGCGCGCCATGCCGCGCCGGCGCAGGTTGTTGATGTGCTCGATCATCACGATGCCGTTGTTCACCACCACGCCCATCAGCACCAGGATGCCGATCACCGCCATGATGTTCATCTCGGTGCCGGTGATCCAGAACAGCCAGTACACGCCGAAGATCGAGAACAGCACGCAGGACATGATCGCCGCCGGGAACAGCAGGGATTCGAACACCGCGGCCATGATCACCACCATCAGGATCAGCGCGATGAAGATGCTGTTCACCATCTGCTGCATGCCGTCGAAGTTGATGTTGAAGCCGGCGCCGGCGAAGGTGTAGCCATAGCCGGGCGGGAACTGCACGCCGTCCAGCGTGGTCTCGACCGCCTTGCGCGCCTGGTCCATCGGCACGTCCTTGGCCAGCCCCGCCTCGACCCGCAGCATGGTCTGCCGGTTCAGCCGCTGGATCGAACTGGCCGCCGGGGTGACGTTCACGTCCACCATCGCCAGCAGCGGCACCTCCTTACCGCCGGCGGTGCGCACCATGAACGAGGACAGGTCCTCGATGCCATAGTTCTCCGAGCCGGCGAAGCGCACGTTGACCGGGATCTCGACGTCGTCGCGGTGGAAGTCGCGCAGCGACGAACCGCGCAGCGCCATGCCGACGAACTGCGCCACCTGCTGTGCGCTGAAGCCGTAGGCGGCGGCACGTTCGCGATCCACCCGCACCGCCAGTTCGGTGTTGGCGTCGCCGGTGTCCACGCGCACGTCGCGCAGCTTCGGATCGCGGGCCAGTATCGGCACGATGTCATCGGCCAGCTCCTTCAGGGTCTGGGTCGAATCGCCCACCAGGCTGAAGCGGATGCCCTGGCCGTCGCTGCCCATGCCACCCGGCCAGCCGATGCCGATCTTGGCGCGCGCCGACTGCGGCAGCCCCTTGCGCACCTCCTCCTTGATCTTTTCGCTCAGCGCCGGGTCCTCGGTATCCAGGAACAGGCGGGTCTGTGCCCAGCCCTGTTCGCTGTAGCGGCTGAACACGCGGTCGATGTGGAACTGCTTGCGGTTCGCATTGACGAACGCCTCCACCCGCGCCACTTCGCGGCCCATCTCCTCCTTGGAGTAGGCGCCACGCCACTGGTAGAAGATGTTGATCTCGCTCGGATTGTCGTCGTCGCCGCCACCACTGGTATGCGTCATCGGATACACGCTGGCCAGGGAAATGGCGAGGATGCCGCCCACCGCCCAGCCGCGGTGCTGCAGCGTCCAGCGCAGCGCACGCGCATAACGTTCCTGCATCCGGTTGATCAGCGGCGACTTCAGCGCCGGTGGGGTCTTCATCCGCGCCGACAGCATCGGGATCAGGCTCACCGCCACCAGCCACGAGGCCAGCAGCGAGACCGAGATCGTCACCGCCAGCTGCGACAGGTAGATGGTGATGATGTTCTTCTCGCCGAACATCATCGGCAGGAACACCACGCAGTGACACAGGGTACCGGCCGACAGCGCGATGGCCACGTGGCGGGTACCGATGATGGAGGCCAGCGAAGGCTGGTCGGGGTACTTCTCGCGCTCCTGGTAGATGCTCTCCACCACCACCACCGCGTTGTCCACCAGCATGCCCACCGCCAGCAGCAGGCCCATCATCGAAATGATGTTCAGGGTGATGCCGGCGAAGTACATGAACCCCAGGGTCATGATGAAGCAGATCGGGATGGCCAGCGACACCATCAGCGTCGACGGCCAATGGCGCAGGAAGGCGTACAGCACGATCACCGACAGCAGCAGGCCGATCGCGCCGGCCTCGGCCAGCGCCAGCAGCGAACTGGTCACCGCCTGTCCCTGGTCGTCGGTGACCTCGATGCCGACACCACGCATCGCCGGGTCTTCCTGCAGCCGCTCGATCTCGGCGCGCACCGCGCGCGACAGGTCCACCAGGTTGGCCGAGCGCTCCTTGTATACGTCGACGCCGACACTGGGCCTGCCCTCCATCTGCCGCACGTAGTTCATGCGCTGCGGCTGCAGGCTGACGTCAGCGATGTCCGACAACCGGGTACCACGCTTGTCGACCGGCAGGTTGCGCAGCGCCTGCAGTTCCAGCAGCTCGCCGCGCGGCTGCACGCGCAGGCGCCGGCCGGCCTCGGTGATCTGCCCGGCCGACACCGAGAAGTTGGCCGCCTGCAGCTTCTGCACCAGCTCGTTGAGCGCCACCCCGTGCGCGCTCAGCCGGTCCTTGTCCAGCGCCACCAGTACTTCCTGCTTGGCCACGCCCTCGACCTCGACCCGCGCCACCCCGGGCAGGCGTTCCAGGCGCTGCTTGATGCTGCGTTCGATCAGGTCCGCGCGCGCGGTCAGGTCCTCGTCGCTGGTCAGGCGCAGGCTCATCGCCTCGCGGTCGCTGGTACTCCAGCGCTGCACGTAGTAGCGGCGGAAATCGTCCGGCAACTGGTCGCGCACCGCGTCGATGCGCTCGCGCGCTTCGGACGCGGCCATGGCGATATCGCGGTTCCAGTCGCTGAATTCGACCTGGATCTGCCCACCCTCGGCATTGGCGCGGGCGTTCATCGACTTGATGCCGGGCATCGTGGCGATGGCTTCCTCGACCGGCCGCAGCAGGTTGCGCTCCACTTCCTCCGGCGTCGACCCCGGGTATGGCAGCGACACGAAGAAGAAGGGAATAGTGGCTTCCGGCTCGGCTTCCAGCGGCAGCCGGAAGGCGGCGATCAGGCCGATCGCCACCATCGACACGAACAGCATGATGGTGGTGACGGGGCGGCGGATGGACAGCTCGGTGATGTTCATCCGTGTCAGCCCTTCAGCCCGTCGCCGCCGGTGGCGCCATCGCCCAGCGCGTCATGCTCGTGCGCCAGCACCTGCTCGACCTGCTGCGCCTGCTGCCGCGCGCGGCGGCCACGCTCGGCATAGAACGCGTCGGCCTTGCGGTCCAGCAGGTCGTACACCACCGGGATCACCAGCAGCGTCAACAGGGTCGAGACCAGCAGGCCGCCGATCACGGTGATCGCCATCGGCGAGCGCACTTCCGCACCTTCGCCGAAGGCCAGCGCCAGCGGCAGGAAGCCGAACACCGCGCACAGCGTGGTCATCATGATCGGGCGCAGTCGCGAGCGCGCGCCCTCCACCAGCGCCTGGCGCTTGGGCACGCCTTCCTCGCGCAGCTGGTTGACCTTGTCGATCAGGATGATGGCGTTCTTCACCACCAGCCCGACCAGCAGGATCAGGCCGATGAACACCACCACCGACACCGGCGAGCGCGACAGCAGCAGCGCCGCGACCGCGCCGACCAGCGCCAGCGGGATGGTGAACAGGATCACGAACGGGTGCAGCAGCGATTCGAACTGCGACGCCATCACCAGGTACACCAGGAACACCGCCAGGGCGAAGGCGAATAGCAGCGAACGGATCGATTCGCCCAGCTCCTGGCCCTGCCCGCCGATGTGCATGCCGACATCGGTGCCGAGCGGGTTGTTGGCCACCATCTTC
Protein-coding regions in this window:
- a CDS encoding agmatine deiminase produces the protein MTDALRFPAEWEAQSGVLIAWPHADTDWAERLAEVEETYIALVAAITRFQPVLICVADDDIETYAEMRLRSNRIDMARVRFITAAYDDTWLRDSGPITLRRADGGFQLLDFRFTGWGGKFEASLDDQLVGVLHDAGVFNNAQVRSIAFALEGGAIDTDGDGTLLTTWKCLHERHPERDRASLAADMAQWVHQERVLWLDHGYLEGDDTDAHVDTLARFASADSIVYQDCDDPQDSHHAELKAMGAELAALRTRDGRPYRLFPLPWAQPVIDEGRRLAASYANFLIINGAVLMPAYGDPADDTARDVLARAFPDREIVPVPCRPLIWQNGSLHCITMQLPAGLLG
- a CDS encoding phosphinothricin acetyltransferase — translated: MAVHIRDAGAADIAAITAIYAVEVTDFVNTYEYEVPDEAEMLRRMQDIIARGFPYLVAEIDGQVAGYAYANTYRSRIAYQWTVENSVYVDARFQGRGVGSTLLQALIDACTARGYRQMVAVIGEPANSASIRLHERFGFQLVGVFRGLGRKHGRWLDTVQMQRALGDGAGSAPSNE
- a CDS encoding conjugal transfer protein TraB, with the protein product MNDAMTDTHSENGSELLAGQPLRIVERDGVRYTLLGTAHVSAASVQAVEQAIGSGQYDAVAVELDPQRLQALTNPDALAQLDLIEVIRKNRVALFAANLALAAYQRRLAEQLGIEPGAELKRAVTLAQERGLPVHLIDRDVGLTFRRASQRLGFIGKLKLVAGLGAGLFSSEDVGADEIEKLKQGDMLESSFGEFASESPALYESIIGERDRYMATRLREERSDSQRNVLAVVGAGHLAGLARYLETDTEAPGPLRQALEAVPKKRNIPWITLTILAVVLAGIGVGFWKGGMGMGADMLATWALYTGGLAGLGALLAGSHPLSILTAVLVAPFKPFRLSIPTGAFAALVETRLRRPAYADFLRLRDDAQSLKGWYRNRVTRIVLTFMLTNLGSMLGLWLTGFTVYGKLV
- a CDS encoding 50S ribosomal protein L36, whose translation is MKVLSSLKSAKARHRDCKVVRRRGKIFVICKSNPRFKARQR
- a CDS encoding acriflavin resistance protein, whose product is MNITELSIRRPVTTIMLFVSMVAIGLIAAFRLPLEAEPEATIPFFFVSLPYPGSTPEEVERNLLRPVEEAIATMPGIKSMNARANAEGGQIQVEFSDWNRDIAMAASEARERIDAVRDQLPDDFRRYYVQRWSTSDREAMSLRLTSDEDLTARADLIERSIKQRLERLPGVARVEVEGVAKQEVLVALDKDRLSAHGVALNELVQKLQAANFSVSAGQITEAGRRLRVQPRGELLELQALRNLPVDKRGTRLSDIADVSLQPQRMNYVRQMEGRPSVGVDVYKERSANLVDLSRAVRAEIERLQEDPAMRGVGIEVTDDQGQAVTSSLLALAEAGAIGLLLSVIVLYAFLRHWPSTLMVSLAIPICFIMTLGFMYFAGITLNIISMMGLLLAVGMLVDNAVVVVESIYQEREKYPDQPSLASIIGTRHVAIALSAGTLCHCVVFLPMMFGEKNIITIYLSQLAVTISVSLLASWLVAVSLIPMLSARMKTPPALKSPLINRMQERYARALRWTLQHRGWAVGGILAISLASVYPMTHTSGGGDDDNPSEINIFYQWRGAYSKEEMGREVARVEAFVNANRKQFHIDRVFSRYSEQGWAQTRLFLDTEDPALSEKIKEEVRKGLPQSARAKIGIGWPGGMGSDGQGIRFSLVGDSTQTLKELADDIVPILARDPKLRDVRVDTGDANTELAVRVDRERAAAYGFSAQQVAQFVGMALRGSSLRDFHRDDVEIPVNVRFAGSENYGIEDLSSFMVRTAGGKEVPLLAMVDVNVTPAASSIQRLNRQTMLRVEAGLAKDVPMDQARKAVETTLDGVQFPPGYGYTFAGAGFNINFDGMQQMVNSIFIALILMVVIMAAVFESLLFPAAIMSCVLFSIFGVYWLFWITGTEMNIMAVIGILVLMGVVVNNGIVMIEHINNLRRRGMARTDALVEGSRERLRPIMMTMGTAILAMIPIALNTKTADGMPPYYPMARAIAGGLAFSTVVSLLFLPTIYAILDDLRTGTARLVRRARGLSPLPEVGPAPVQE
- a CDS encoding acyltransferase, coding for MNTHSLTVALIQERNHGDAAANLAVIEARVAEAATQGAKLVLLQELHNGPYFCQHESVDEFDLAEPIPGPSTARLGALARQHGVVIVGSLFERRAAGLYHNTAVVFEKDGTLLGKYRKMHIPDDPGFYEKFYFTPGDIGFKPIDTSVGRLGVLVCWDQWYPEAARLMALAGAELLLYPTAIGWDPDDMQDEKNRQRDAWVLSHRGHAVANGVPVLSCNRVGHEPSPLGASGIQFWGNSHVLGPQGEFLAEAGTEPTVLVCEVDLQRSEHVRRIWPFLRDRRIDAYGDLLKRYID